The Mustelus asterias chromosome 18, sMusAst1.hap1.1, whole genome shotgun sequence genome has a window encoding:
- the ppp2r3c gene encoding serine/threonine-protein phosphatase 2A regulatory subunit B'' subunit gamma isoform X1, producing the protein MAAAEAQSPAPDWKEALKSRLEAAKAKKTTDQELKDNEMDLFTKYYIEWRGGRKMNNLSCASIPRFYYRLPAEDEILLQKLREESRAVFLQRKSRELLDNEELQNLWFLLDKHQTPPLIGEEAMINYENFLEVKEKAGQKCKQFFAAKIFAKLLHNDPYGRISIMQFFNYVMRKVWLHQTRIGLSLYDVAGQGYLRESDLENYILELIPTLPQLDGLEKSFYSFYVCTAVRKFFFFLDPLRTGKIKIQDILACSFLDDLLELRDEELSKESQESNWFSAPSALRVYGQYLNLDKDHNGMLSKEELSRYGTGTLTSVFLDRVFQECLTYDGEMDYKTYLDFVLALENRKEPAALQYIFKLLDMENKGYLNVFSLNFFFRAIQEQMKLHGQEPVSFQDVKDEIFDMVKPKDPYKITLQDLISSGQGDTVSSILIDLNGFWTYENREVLVANDNDGNADLDDT; encoded by the exons ATGGCGGCCGCTGAGGCGCAGTCACCGGCCCCGGATTGGAAAGAGGCTTTAAAGAGTCGGCTGGAGGCCGCGAAAG CTAAAAAAACAACAGACCAAGAACTGAAGGATAATGAAATGGATCTGTTCACCAAATACTACATTGAATGGAGAGGAGGCAGGAAAATGAACAATCTATCTTGCGCAAGCATTCCAAGATTTTATTATAGG CTTCCAGCAGAAGATGAAATTTTGTTACAGAAATTAAGAGAAGAATCCAGGGCAGTATTTCTTCAAAGGAAGAGTAGAGAATTGTTGGATAATGAAGAACTACAG AACCTGTGGTTTTTATTAGACAAGCATCAAACCCCTCCGCTGATAGGAGAGGAAGCAATGATAAATTATGAAAATTTTCTGGAGGTCAAAGAGAAAGCAGGACAGAAATGCAA GCAGTTCTTTGCAGCTAAGATTTTTGCAAAACTCTTGCACAATGATCCATATGGAAGGATATCTATAATGCAGTTCTTTAATTATGTCATGCGGAAAG TTTGGCTACATCAAACAAGGATAGGGCTGAGTTTGTATGATGTAGCAGGTCAAGGATATCTTCGTGAATCT GATTTGGAGAATTACATTTTGGAGTTGATTCCTACTTTACCACAGCTTGATGGCTTAGAAAAGTCTTTCTATTCATTCTACGTGTGCACTGCTGTTAGGAAATTTTTCTTTTTCCTTGACCCACTCAGAACAG GCAAGATAAAAATTCAAGATATTTTGGCCTGCAGCTTCTTGGATGATTTGTTAGAG CTCCGAGATGAAGAACTGTCTAAGGAAAGTCAAGAATCAAACTGGTTTTCTGCTCCTTCTGCATTGAGAGTGTATG GTCAGTACTTAAATCTAGATAAAGACCACAATGGAATGCTCAGCAAAGAAGAACTATCACGTTATGGTACTGGAACGCTTACGAGTGTGTTTTTGGATAGGGTTTTTCAGGAATGTCTAACGTACGATGGAGAAATG GATTACAAGACATATCTGGATTTCGTTCTTGCTCTGGAAAACCGAAAGGAACCTGCTGCTCTCCAGTACATCTTTAAATTACTGGATATGGAAAATAAGGGTTATCTTAATGTTTTTTCCCTCAATTTCTTCTTCAGG GCTATACAGGAGCAAATGAAACTCCATGGTCAGGAGCCAGTTTCTTTTCAGGATGTCAAG GATGAAATCTTTGACATGGTTAAGCCTAAAGATCCATATAAAATCACTCTTCAAGATTTAATAAGCAGTGGGCAAGGTGATACAGTCAGCAGCATTCTAATTGATCTAAATGGTTTTTGGACTTATGAAAACAGAGAAGTTCTTGTTGCAAATGACAATGATGGTAATGCTGATCTGGATGATACATGA
- the ppp2r3c gene encoding serine/threonine-protein phosphatase 2A regulatory subunit B'' subunit gamma isoform X2, with translation MAAAEAQSPAPDWKEALKSRLEAAKAKKTTDQELKDNEMDLFTKYYIEWRGGRKMNNLSCASIPRFYYRNLWFLLDKHQTPPLIGEEAMINYENFLEVKEKAGQKCKQFFAAKIFAKLLHNDPYGRISIMQFFNYVMRKVWLHQTRIGLSLYDVAGQGYLRESDLENYILELIPTLPQLDGLEKSFYSFYVCTAVRKFFFFLDPLRTGKIKIQDILACSFLDDLLELRDEELSKESQESNWFSAPSALRVYGQYLNLDKDHNGMLSKEELSRYGTGTLTSVFLDRVFQECLTYDGEMDYKTYLDFVLALENRKEPAALQYIFKLLDMENKGYLNVFSLNFFFRAIQEQMKLHGQEPVSFQDVKDEIFDMVKPKDPYKITLQDLISSGQGDTVSSILIDLNGFWTYENREVLVANDNDGNADLDDT, from the exons ATGGCGGCCGCTGAGGCGCAGTCACCGGCCCCGGATTGGAAAGAGGCTTTAAAGAGTCGGCTGGAGGCCGCGAAAG CTAAAAAAACAACAGACCAAGAACTGAAGGATAATGAAATGGATCTGTTCACCAAATACTACATTGAATGGAGAGGAGGCAGGAAAATGAACAATCTATCTTGCGCAAGCATTCCAAGATTTTATTATAGG AACCTGTGGTTTTTATTAGACAAGCATCAAACCCCTCCGCTGATAGGAGAGGAAGCAATGATAAATTATGAAAATTTTCTGGAGGTCAAAGAGAAAGCAGGACAGAAATGCAA GCAGTTCTTTGCAGCTAAGATTTTTGCAAAACTCTTGCACAATGATCCATATGGAAGGATATCTATAATGCAGTTCTTTAATTATGTCATGCGGAAAG TTTGGCTACATCAAACAAGGATAGGGCTGAGTTTGTATGATGTAGCAGGTCAAGGATATCTTCGTGAATCT GATTTGGAGAATTACATTTTGGAGTTGATTCCTACTTTACCACAGCTTGATGGCTTAGAAAAGTCTTTCTATTCATTCTACGTGTGCACTGCTGTTAGGAAATTTTTCTTTTTCCTTGACCCACTCAGAACAG GCAAGATAAAAATTCAAGATATTTTGGCCTGCAGCTTCTTGGATGATTTGTTAGAG CTCCGAGATGAAGAACTGTCTAAGGAAAGTCAAGAATCAAACTGGTTTTCTGCTCCTTCTGCATTGAGAGTGTATG GTCAGTACTTAAATCTAGATAAAGACCACAATGGAATGCTCAGCAAAGAAGAACTATCACGTTATGGTACTGGAACGCTTACGAGTGTGTTTTTGGATAGGGTTTTTCAGGAATGTCTAACGTACGATGGAGAAATG GATTACAAGACATATCTGGATTTCGTTCTTGCTCTGGAAAACCGAAAGGAACCTGCTGCTCTCCAGTACATCTTTAAATTACTGGATATGGAAAATAAGGGTTATCTTAATGTTTTTTCCCTCAATTTCTTCTTCAGG GCTATACAGGAGCAAATGAAACTCCATGGTCAGGAGCCAGTTTCTTTTCAGGATGTCAAG GATGAAATCTTTGACATGGTTAAGCCTAAAGATCCATATAAAATCACTCTTCAAGATTTAATAAGCAGTGGGCAAGGTGATACAGTCAGCAGCATTCTAATTGATCTAAATGGTTTTTGGACTTATGAAAACAGAGAAGTTCTTGTTGCAAATGACAATGATGGTAATGCTGATCTGGATGATACATGA
- the ppp2r3c gene encoding serine/threonine-protein phosphatase 2A regulatory subunit B'' subunit gamma isoform X3 codes for MNLWFLLDKHQTPPLIGEEAMINYENFLEVKEKAGQKCKQFFAAKIFAKLLHNDPYGRISIMQFFNYVMRKVWLHQTRIGLSLYDVAGQGYLRESDLENYILELIPTLPQLDGLEKSFYSFYVCTAVRKFFFFLDPLRTGKIKIQDILACSFLDDLLELRDEELSKESQESNWFSAPSALRVYGQYLNLDKDHNGMLSKEELSRYGTGTLTSVFLDRVFQECLTYDGEMDYKTYLDFVLALENRKEPAALQYIFKLLDMENKGYLNVFSLNFFFRAIQEQMKLHGQEPVSFQDVKDEIFDMVKPKDPYKITLQDLISSGQGDTVSSILIDLNGFWTYENREVLVANDNDGNADLDDT; via the exons ATG AACCTGTGGTTTTTATTAGACAAGCATCAAACCCCTCCGCTGATAGGAGAGGAAGCAATGATAAATTATGAAAATTTTCTGGAGGTCAAAGAGAAAGCAGGACAGAAATGCAA GCAGTTCTTTGCAGCTAAGATTTTTGCAAAACTCTTGCACAATGATCCATATGGAAGGATATCTATAATGCAGTTCTTTAATTATGTCATGCGGAAAG TTTGGCTACATCAAACAAGGATAGGGCTGAGTTTGTATGATGTAGCAGGTCAAGGATATCTTCGTGAATCT GATTTGGAGAATTACATTTTGGAGTTGATTCCTACTTTACCACAGCTTGATGGCTTAGAAAAGTCTTTCTATTCATTCTACGTGTGCACTGCTGTTAGGAAATTTTTCTTTTTCCTTGACCCACTCAGAACAG GCAAGATAAAAATTCAAGATATTTTGGCCTGCAGCTTCTTGGATGATTTGTTAGAG CTCCGAGATGAAGAACTGTCTAAGGAAAGTCAAGAATCAAACTGGTTTTCTGCTCCTTCTGCATTGAGAGTGTATG GTCAGTACTTAAATCTAGATAAAGACCACAATGGAATGCTCAGCAAAGAAGAACTATCACGTTATGGTACTGGAACGCTTACGAGTGTGTTTTTGGATAGGGTTTTTCAGGAATGTCTAACGTACGATGGAGAAATG GATTACAAGACATATCTGGATTTCGTTCTTGCTCTGGAAAACCGAAAGGAACCTGCTGCTCTCCAGTACATCTTTAAATTACTGGATATGGAAAATAAGGGTTATCTTAATGTTTTTTCCCTCAATTTCTTCTTCAGG GCTATACAGGAGCAAATGAAACTCCATGGTCAGGAGCCAGTTTCTTTTCAGGATGTCAAG GATGAAATCTTTGACATGGTTAAGCCTAAAGATCCATATAAAATCACTCTTCAAGATTTAATAAGCAGTGGGCAAGGTGATACAGTCAGCAGCATTCTAATTGATCTAAATGGTTTTTGGACTTATGAAAACAGAGAAGTTCTTGTTGCAAATGACAATGATGGTAATGCTGATCTGGATGATACATGA